DNA from Candidatus Coatesbacteria bacterium:
CTGATCAGGAAATCCGCCGTGGCCCGGTTGTTGGCCGTCGGGACGTTGAACAGCACGGCGATGCGCAGCAGGGCCTTGACGTCGACGTCGTGGGGCTGGGCCTCGAGGGGGTCCCAGAAAAAGATCAGCAGATCCAGCTTGAGCGCCGAGATGCGGGCCCCGATCTCCAGGTCGCCGCCCAGGGGGCCGCTCTTGAACGCCTTGACCGGCAGGTCCAGCTCCCGGGCGATCAAACCCCCGGTGTTGCCCGTGCCGTAGAGGTGGTGGCGGGCCAGGCTCTCGCGGTTGAAGTGCGCCCACTCGAGCAGGTCCTTCTTGCGGTGGTCGTGGGCCACCAGGGCCACGGCCTTGCGCTCGGGCATGGTAACGGTGCGGGTGGACATGGCAATCCTTTTGTTTGCTTCTTATGCTATGTGTAGAAAGCGATTTACTGTTTCAAAATCGATCAGATAAAACCAATCGGTATGCTCATTAAGACGAGTTGCTCCGCCGGGTAAAACGCTACCTGCTACATCTAGAAATGATACATTAACTACCCATTTACCTTTTTCTTTAAGTCTTTTTACAGCAGACAGATAATCCTGATCACCTGATACAATAATAGCAACATCATACATATCAGATAAAATAATCATATCAGTTGCCAATGCAATATCAACACCTTTTTCACCATCAAAAACTTGTTTAACAATATTAATTTTCAATGACCCAGCACGTCTAAACTGTAATCTATTATTATTTTTCAAAAATTTCTTTGAAGCATTTTCCACGATTTGGCTTCTGATTGAATTGTTTTCATCCACTTAATTGATTCATTATAGTATTTAATTATTTTATCTTCAGGCAGTTTAAGTAGTTTATATTTGTTATTATTGGTTTCATCAGCATAAATTTTGATAAAATGCTCTTTTTCGTACCTAGGATTAGGTAGATAAGGCACTGTAAACAATTCATTGATGACATACCAATATGTTCTTACGCGTTCAGCTTTATTGTTTTCCATTATCGTATTTAGTACTTGAGCACAGATATGATCGAAAAAAAGCTTCCCAATCTGCTTCCTGTGGTAAATAATGTTCGTTGCGGAAACTTGGGTAGAAGAGCTTGACTAATGATTTGCGAAAGTTCTCACCGTCCACGAATATTCAACATTTTTTCATGATTGCCTCGTTCGGTAGGGTATAAAACGGGAGGGGCTCTATGCCCCTCCCGAGCTTGAAAACTTGAGATTTATCTCAAGTTGTAGCTTCCAGTAAGTATTATACCGTCGAAAACGTGGTTTGTCAAGGGCCTAGTTCGGTATCAAGCCGGCGAAGCCCAGGAAGGCGATGCTCATCAAGCCGGCGGTGACGAAGGCGATGGGCAGCCCGCGCATGGCCTTGGGCACATTGCCGACCTCCATCCGCTCGCGCAGCCCGGCCATCAGCACCAGGGCCAGGGTGAAGCCGACGCCGGCGCCGACGGCGTGGACGAGGGACTCGAGGAAGTCGTAGCTGGAGTCGATGTTGAGGACGGTCAGGCCGAGGACGGCGCAGTTGGTGGTGATCAGCGGCAGGTAGATGCCCAGGGATTTATAGAGGGCGGGCATCGACTTCTGCATCACGATCTCGACGAGTTGGACCAGGCTGGCGATCACCAGGATGAAGAAGATGGTCCGCATCCAGGTCAGCTCGAGGGGCGTCAGGACGAAGGTGTAGACCAGCCAGGTGAAGACGGTGGCCAGGAACATGACGAAGATGACGGCCATCCCCATGCCGACGGCGGAGTCGGTCTGCTTGGAGACCCCGAGGTAGGGGCAGAGGCCGAGGAAGCGCATCAGGACGAAGTTGTTGACGAAGACCGCCCCGACGAACAACAGGATCAGCTTGACGCCGTAGCTCATCGTAACTCCTTTCCGTCGTTCAGGCGGCCTCGCGGGTGACCTGGGTCATCTTCTCGCGCTGGGCGCGGAGGGCTTTGAGGTCGGGCATGGATTTAGCTTTCTTGCGGTTGCGGCGCCAGTTGAAGAAGGCGATCAGGAAGCCGATGGTCAGGAAGGCGCCGGGCTGCAGGATGAGGATCGTGGCCGGGTTGTAGTTCTCGCCGAAGACGGGCAGGCCGAGGAAGGTGCCGAAGCCGATCACCTCGCGGATGGCGGCGATGATCACCAGGGCCAGGGTGAAGCCCAGACCCATCCCCAGACCGTCCAGCAGCGAGCGGCCGACGGAATGGTCCTGGGCGTAGGCCTCGGCCCGGCCCAGGATGATGCAGTTGACCACGATCAGGGGGATGAAGATGCCCAGGGCCTCGGACAGCGGCGGCAGGTAGGCCTTCATCACCAGCTCGACGACGACGACGAAGGTGGCGATGATGACGATGAAGATCGGGATGCGGATCTTCTTGGGCACCAGCTTGCGGATCAGGGAGATGATCACGTTGGAGCAGATCAGGACGAAGGTCGCCGCCAGCCCCATCCCCAGGCCCTTCTCGACCAGGGAGGTCACCGCCAGGGTCGGGCAGAGGCCCAACGCCAGGACGAAGACCGGGTTCTCCTTGAACAGGCCCTTGGTGAAATCGTTCAGCGCACTCACGGTTCTGTGCCCCCTCGCTTCGCTTGTCGGGGTTATTGTTCGATTTGACCGGCGGAGACCTTGTCCAGGAACTCGCCCATGTCCTCACGCACGGCGGTGGTGAAGGCCCGGCTGGTGATGGTGGCCCCGGTGATGGCCTCGACTGTCGAGGTCTGCGGATCGGCGCTTTCGCCCAGATGGACCTCGTCGGCTTCGCAGCCGAGGTACTGCTGCTGGAACCATGGCCGGGGCGGCGGACCGGCCTCGCCCCCGTCCTCGTCGGAGAACAGGCCGCCGATGGCGCTCCAGAGGGTGCCCTCGGCCTTGACCTCCTCGATGCGCTCGCCCAGGCCCGGGGTCTCCTGCTGGTGCAGCACGCTGGTGCCGGTGATCACGCCGTGGGTGTCCACGCCGACCATGATCTGCAGGGTCGAGCTGTAGCCGCTCTGGTCGCAGATCCGGGCGTAACCGACGGTGTTGCCGGCCTCGTCGTAACCGACGTAGTAGTCGACGGTGTCGGCCTCGACGGGAAAGCCCCGGATGTCGGCGGTCCCGGCGGGCATCACGGCGCCGACGGCCTCACTGACCGCGGCCTCTTCCTGGGCGGCGATCTGGTCCTTGGTCAGCAGGTAGACGCCGGAAAGGGCGGCGGCCATCACCGCGGCGACGACGAACAGGGTGACGCCCATCCTAAGCATTGGCGGCCTCCTTGGAACGCCGCTGGCCGAAGAAGCGCGGCACGGTGTAGCGGTCGATCAGCGGGGTGGCGGCGTTCATCAGCAGGATCGAGTAGCTGACGCCCTCGGGGTAGCCGCCCCACAGGCGGATGATCGCCGCCAGCAGGCCGGCCCCGACGCCGAAGATTATTCGCCCCTTCTTCGTCACCGGCGTGGTCACCATGTCCGTGGCCATGAACAGCGCCCCCAGCATCGCCCCGCCGGCCAGCAGGTGGAACAGGCCGGTGAAGTGGAAGGCCCCGTCCGGGGTGGTCACCCCGCCGAAGACCGCCGTGAAGACGAAGAGCGTCGCCAGGTAGGAGAGGGGGATGCGCCAGTCGACCACGTTGATCATGATCAGCAACAGGGCGCCGACGAGGAGCAGCAGGGCCGAGGTCTCGCCGATGCAGCCGCCGACCTGGCCCAGGGCCAGCTTGGCCGTTCCCGCAGGACCAGTGAGCTGCTCGACGGCCTGGGTCGCCTGGCTGACGGCGCCGGGATCGTGGGCCGCCGGGTTGGCCAGCACCGCCGAGGAGTGCTTCATCACCGCCAGGGGCGTCGCCGAGCTCAGGGCGTCGATCGTGGTTCCCGACAGGTTGGCCAGCCGCGGCAGCGGGCTCCAGTCCGCGGTCATGTGCACCGGCCAGGAGGCCAACAGGATCGCCCGCCCGACCAGGGCCGGGTTGAACAGGTTGTAGCCCAACCCGCCGAAGGCCTGTTTGGCGATGGCGATCGCCGCGAAGCTCCCCACCACGGGCAGCCACCAGGGCACGTTGTAGGGCAGGTTGAAGGCCAGCAGGACGCCGGTCAGGGCCGCCGAACCGTCGGCGATGGTCAGCTTGCGCTTGGTCAGGAGCTGGATCGCCGCCTCGAAGGCCATGCAGGAGAACACGGCGATCAGCACCAGCATCAACGAGCGCCAGCCCTGGAAGATCACCGCGCCCACCAGGGCCGGGACCAGGGCCAGACTGACGACGATCATGATCCGGGAGGTGCTGGCCTTGCTCTTGAGGTGCGGCGCGCCCTCGACGGTCAGTTGGTACAGCTCGACCGGGTCCTTCTTTTTGGGGACCTTCTTGGCGGTCGGCTTCTTCCCGGCCGGCCGGGCCGACTTAGCTTCCGGCTTGTCGGGCTGCGACTGCGGAGCCTTGTTCTCTTCGCTCATAGCTCGGCGGTTCCTGGGTTGGGTTTGGAAAGGGGAGCTCGGCTGTTACTTACCCTTGGCCCGTTCGGCGCGGCGCTTGAGGACCCTGGGCTTGAGCAGCTTGATCGACTGCACCAGGTGGCGCTTGGCCGGGCAGACGAAGCTGCAGGAGCCGCACTCGATGCAGTCGGCGGCGCCGTAGCGCTCGGCCTCGTCGAGATCTCCGGCGCGGGAGTAGAGGGCGGCGTCGCAGGGCACCAGATCCATCGGGCAGATGTCGACGCACTTGCCGCAGCGGATGCAGGGTCCTTCGACGAAGTCCTCGGGGTGCGGCGGCGGCAGGAACAGCAGGCCGCTGGTCCCCTTGGCCACGGGGAGGTCGAAGCGGTGCTGGGCCAGGCCCATCATCGGTCCGCCCATGATGAAGCGGGCGGCCCGGCCGCTCAGTCCGCCGCACTGCTCCAGCAGCTCGCCGACGGGGGTGCCCAGCTTGACCCACAGGTTGCGCGGCTCCTCGACGATCGGTCCGGTCAGGGTGACGGCGCGCTCGACGAGGGGCTTGCCGTCCAGGACGGCCTCGGCGACGGCGTAGGCCGTGCCGACGTTCTGGACGACGACGTTGACGTGGAAGGGTAGGCCGCCGACGGGCACCTCACGGCCGGTGACGGCTTTGATCAGTTGCTTCTCCGCCCCCTGGGGGTACTTGACCTTGCAGACGACGACGCTGATGCGGGCGCTGCGCTTGGTCAGTTCCTTGAGGTGGGCCACGGCGTCGGGCTTGTTGGCCTCGACGGCGATGACGCCGACGCGGGCGCCGGTGATCTTGAGCAGGATCTCCAGGCCGCGGACGATCTTCTCGCCCCGCTCCAGCATCAGCCGGTGGTCGCAGGTCAGGAAGGGTTCGCACTCGGCGCCGTTGAGGATGACGTGGTCGAAGCTGAAGCCCTTGGGCGGTACGAGCTTGACCGAGGTGGGGAAGGTGGCGCCGCCCATGCCGACGATGCCGGCCTCGCGGATGCGCTCGACGAGCTTCTGCGGCTCGACGCGCTCGAGGTCTCTGATCGGCTCCAGCAACTCCCACTCTTCGGCAGAACCCTCGGCGAGTTCGGCGGGCTCGATGATCACCGCGGGCTTGTCGCCGCCCATGGCGTGGGGGTGGTCGGCGACCTTCTTGACCACGCCGGCGACGGGGCTGTGGACCGGGGCGGAGACGAAACCGCCGGCCTCGCCGATGAGTTGGCCGGCCTTGAGCGTGTCGCCCTTGGCGACGACGGCCTTGGCCGGGGCGCCGATGTGCTGGGACAGCGGGATGACGACCTGCCTGGGCCGCCGGGCCGGGGTCAGCTCTTTGTTCTCGGTGAGATGCTTGAACTCGGGGGGGTGGATCCCGCCCTTGAAGGTCAGGGGCATGCCTTCCTCCGTAACCGGGGGCGTCGCCGTGGGGTTTGCGACTCGGGTAACGAAACGCCGCCAATTTTGCCACAAGCCGCCCCGCCGCGCAACCCCGGATTCGGGCTCAGCGGTTGGGATTCGACGGCAGCTTTGTGGCCGTCCTCCGGACGCGTAACGGTTCTTGCTCGCCGGGGCCGTCTGCTGCGGCGGGCGGACGGCCCCGGGCGGGCCCAATTGGAGGGGTCTCGGGCCATCGCGCCGGGTCCCGGCGTTTACGGAGCTCACCGGGGAGCCGCTTCCTCTCAGCTTTGGGGAGCGGGTTGGGCTGAGGGATTTAACGAAAGGTATCCCGCTTACTCCCGGACCATTCCGCCGGGAGGGGGTACCGCTGTTTCAAATCACTAACTGGGCTGATAGTCGATTTCACCGGCGACGGTTTCGTCGGTTGCTTTTACGGTGAAGATCAGCGGTCCAGAATGGTTGTTGTTGTACTTTGACAGCGGCAGAAGCTCCCCGAGGAGATTAACGGCGCCCGGCGGTGGAGCGCACAGCTCCGGGTCGTTGGAGCCGGTTTGGCAACCTTGCCTCCTCTCAAGCCCCGCCGCAATACTAAACGTCAATGTGCCCGATTCGCTCTCTTCCAACGGCCTTTCTATGAATATGTTATAGGTATTTACAGGTCCATCGCCGTTACGTGATCCCTAACGTAAAAAGGTGCGGCGGGGGACAGAGCTCCCGCCCTGCGCGACGCTGACCATCCCGAGCGCTAATCGACCACCACGGCGCGGAGCTCGCCGGGTGTCGCCTCGACCTCGCCGACACGATAGGCGAACTCCCCGGCCTGGGAGAGGTCCTGGACCAGCCGCTCGGCGCGGTTGGCCGGACAGACGACGATCAGCCCGAGGCCGCAGTTGAAGACCCGCTCCATCTCTTGGTCGGTCAAGCCGCCGAGGTGCTGCAGCCAGCCGAAGACCCGGGGCCGGGGCCAGGCCTCGCGGTGCAGGACGGCGCGCCGCCCCTCGGGGATCGCCCGGGCCAGGTTCTCGGCCAGACCGCCGCCGGTGATGTGCGCCGCAGCGGCCACCTTGTGCTTGCGTAGGAGGGGCAGGAGCTTGGAATAGATCCGCGTCGGGGTCAGCAGTTCCTCGGCCACCGTGCGGCCCAGCTCGTCGACGACTTCGCCGGGCTCCAGCCCGGCCTTCTCGAAGACCAGCTCGCGCACCAGGGAGAAGCCGTTGGAGTGCAGGCCGCTGGAGGCCAGGCCCACCAGCTCCATCCCGGTCTCGACGAGTTGCGGCCCCAGCTCCTGACCGCGCTCGACGGCGCCGACGACGAAGCCCGCCAGGTCGTAGTCACCGGGTTTGTAGACCCCGGGCATCTCGGCGGTCTCGCCGCCGACCAGAGCGCAGCCCGCCTGCAGGCAGCCCTGGCCGATACCCTGGACCAGGTCCCGGTCCCGCTCCGGCTGCAGTTTGCCCGTGGCCAGGTAGTCGAGGAAGAACAGCGGCCGGGCGCCCACCGTCAGCACGTCGTTGACGTTCATCGCCACCAGGTCGATGCCCACCGTGGTGTGGACGTCGGCCCGTACGGCCACCAGCAGCTTGGTGCCCACGCCGTCGGTGGCGGAGACCAGCAGCGGGTCCTTGAGCCCGGCGGCCGCCGGGTCGAAGGCCGCGCCGAAGCCGCCCAGGGAGGCCTCGGCGCCGGGGATGCGCGTGGCGGCGGCCAGGGGTTTGATGGCCTCGACGAAGTCCGCCCCGGCCTCGAGGTCTACTCCGGCTTCCTTGTAAGGATCACGCTCGGTCATGGGTTCACCGTTGAATGGGTTAGGTATCCAGCTCTTCCTGGTAGTCCCTGGATTGCTTGGGAGCGGTCTTGGTGTGGTCGATGCGTCCGGCCTCCGGGTACTCCGCCCGGGTGCCGCCCTCCATCAGCTCCTTGAGCCAGATGACCTGCAGCCGGGGGTACTCCCGCGAGCCGAGGGTCACGTTGCCCTTGCCGGCGGCGTGCTCGTACATCGGCTTCGTCGGTTTGAGGGCGCTGACGAAAACCCCCAGGTCGGCTTTCTCTCTCTCGACGACCTCGCCGAGGTTGCGCACGTCCTTGACCCCGGTCTGGCCGCCCTTGACCTCGATGATCGCCGTGCCCCGCTCCACCTTCGGTTTGCCCCGCTCGCTTTCGCTGAAATACTTGAAGCGCAGGTAGCCGTCGATGCCGGTGTCGGCGCCCTTGCGGCCGCCCTTGTAGGGCTGGGCGTTGAGCAGGCCCACCACCCAGAGCTCGAACTGGTGCTTGTCGGCCCTGGCCAGCTCCAACGCTCCGGCGTAGCTGGTTGGCAGGCCCTTGATCTCGAAGGGCAGCTCGCCGAAGGCGTCCGTTAATCTCTTCCTGATGAGGGCGATGGCCAGGTGGGTGATGTCGATGCCGATCCAGTTTCTACCCAGCTCTTCGGCGGCGTGGACCGTCGTCCCGCAGCCGCAGAAGGGGTCGAGGACGATGTCGCCCGCGTTGGAGGAGGCCTTGATGATGCGCTCGAGCAGGCCCAACGGTTTTTGCGTCGGATAGCTCAGCTTCTCCGAGCGCGGCGTGGGTCGGATGTCCGTCCAAAGGTCCTGCAGGGGAACACCGGGCATCTCGTCGAGGTAGCGCTTGTAACAGGGCATGCCGGTGCGGGTGTAACAGAGACGGCCGTCTGCGGAAAACTTGCGCATGTTCTGCTTAGAGTAGGCCCAGGAGCGGCCCTTGTAAGGTATTACACCTCGATATTCCCACCCTGGGATCGGCTCCTTCCATTCATTGGTCGGGTCGGCTTCCCATTCACCTCCCATGGGCCGCTTGACCCGCCATTCGTACTTGGTATCCCCTCCAGGTTTTGCCGCCGTCAGATCACTTTTTCGATAACGGCGTTCCGTTTTCTCCTCGACGTATTTGTAGAAGCTCTCGACATATTCGTCACTATACGGCGTGTAAACCGGCTTCCAAAGCCAATCGTCACTTTTCGTATAGAAGAAGATGATATCATGGATCTTGCCGTGCTGGGCCATTCCCTGCCTGGTGTCGCTGTGGGCGCTGGTGCGCTTCCAGACGATCTCGGTGCGGTAGTTCCGGGCCCCGAAGACCCCGTCCAGCACCAGCTTCAGGTAGTGACTGGCCGTGGGGTCGCAGTGCAGGTAGATGCTTCCCGTCGGCTTCAGCACCCGACGCAGCTCCAGCAGCCGGTTGGCCATGTGCACTAGATAGGCCAGCATGTCGTTCTTGCCGATGAAGCGCTCCAAGGCCTGCATCAGGTTGGACAGGTCGCTGGAGTAGGGATTGTGCAACAGCTCGTCGAACTCGTTCTCCGTGTCCAGGTTCCAGTGCCAGGTGTCGTCGAAGGCCTTGATTTGGGCGCCCTCGCCCAGTTCTTGGGGCGGCTTGAACAGGACGTTGTAGGTGGCCTTGGAGTTGAAGGGCGGGTCGAGGTAGACCAGATCGACGCTCTCGTCGGGGATGTGCTCCCGCAGAACGCTCAGGCAGTCGCCGTAGTAGAGTTTTCTCATCTCGGGCATGGTTGTTTGGTTGTCGCCGGAGGGCGGGAAACGGCTTCATTGAGCTACAACAATAACACAACCCTTGGTCAGGGGTGGTCCCAGCGGCCCCGGCGGCGGATGATGATCTGCTTGGGTTCGGTGAGTTCCTCGGCGACGTAGCGGGCGCCCTCGCGCC
Protein-coding regions in this window:
- a CDS encoding RnfABCDGE type electron transport complex subunit D, coding for MSEENKAPQSQPDKPEAKSARPAGKKPTAKKVPKKKDPVELYQLTVEGAPHLKSKASTSRIMIVVSLALVPALVGAVIFQGWRSLMLVLIAVFSCMAFEAAIQLLTKRKLTIADGSAALTGVLLAFNLPYNVPWWLPVVGSFAAIAIAKQAFGGLGYNLFNPALVGRAILLASWPVHMTADWSPLPRLANLSGTTIDALSSATPLAVMKHSSAVLANPAAHDPGAVSQATQAVEQLTGPAGTAKLALGQVGGCIGETSALLLLVGALLLIMINVVDWRIPLSYLATLFVFTAVFGGVTTPDGAFHFTGLFHLLAGGAMLGALFMATDMVTTPVTKKGRIIFGVGAGLLAAIIRLWGGYPEGVSYSILLMNAATPLIDRYTVPRFFGQRRSKEAANA
- a CDS encoding phosphoribosylformylglycinamidine cyclo-ligase; protein product: MTERDPYKEAGVDLEAGADFVEAIKPLAAATRIPGAEASLGGFGAAFDPAAAGLKDPLLVSATDGVGTKLLVAVRADVHTTVGIDLVAMNVNDVLTVGARPLFFLDYLATGKLQPERDRDLVQGIGQGCLQAGCALVGGETAEMPGVYKPGDYDLAGFVVGAVERGQELGPQLVETGMELVGLASSGLHSNGFSLVRELVFEKAGLEPGEVVDELGRTVAEELLTPTRIYSKLLPLLRKHKVAAAAHITGGGLAENLARAIPEGRRAVLHREAWPRPRVFGWLQHLGGLTDQEMERVFNCGLGLIVVCPANRAERLVQDLSQAGEFAYRVGEVEATPGELRAVVVD
- the rsxC gene encoding electron transport complex subunit RsxC; this translates as MPLTFKGGIHPPEFKHLTENKELTPARRPRQVVIPLSQHIGAPAKAVVAKGDTLKAGQLIGEAGGFVSAPVHSPVAGVVKKVADHPHAMGGDKPAVIIEPAELAEGSAEEWELLEPIRDLERVEPQKLVERIREAGIVGMGGATFPTSVKLVPPKGFSFDHVILNGAECEPFLTCDHRLMLERGEKIVRGLEILLKITGARVGVIAVEANKPDAVAHLKELTKRSARISVVVCKVKYPQGAEKQLIKAVTGREVPVGGLPFHVNVVVQNVGTAYAVAEAVLDGKPLVERAVTLTGPIVEEPRNLWVKLGTPVGELLEQCGGLSGRAARFIMGGPMMGLAQHRFDLPVAKGTSGLLFLPPPHPEDFVEGPCIRCGKCVDICPMDLVPCDAALYSRAGDLDEAERYGAADCIECGSCSFVCPAKRHLVQSIKLLKPRVLKRRAERAKGK
- a CDS encoding FMN-binding protein — translated: MLRMGVTLFVVAAVMAAALSGVYLLTKDQIAAQEEAAVSEAVGAVMPAGTADIRGFPVEADTVDYYVGYDEAGNTVGYARICDQSGYSSTLQIMVGVDTHGVITGTSVLHQQETPGLGERIEEVKAEGTLWSAIGGLFSDEDGGEAGPPPRPWFQQQYLGCEADEVHLGESADPQTSTVEAITGATITSRAFTTAVREDMGEFLDKVSAGQIEQ
- a CDS encoding methylglyoxal synthase → MSTRTVTMPERKAVALVAHDHRKKDLLEWAHFNRESLARHHLYGTGNTGGLIARELDLPVKAFKSGPLGGDLEIGARISALKLDLLIFFWDPLEAQPHDVDVKALLRIAVLFNVPTANNRATADFLISSPLFNETYEREILDYGSRLKIKLD
- a CDS encoding RnfABCDGE type electron transport complex subunit E, whose amino-acid sequence is MSALNDFTKGLFKENPVFVLALGLCPTLAVTSLVEKGLGMGLAATFVLICSNVIISLIRKLVPKKIRIPIFIVIIATFVVVVELVMKAYLPPLSEALGIFIPLIVVNCIILGRAEAYAQDHSVGRSLLDGLGMGLGFTLALVIIAAIREVIGFGTFLGLPVFGENYNPATILILQPGAFLTIGFLIAFFNWRRNRKKAKSMPDLKALRAQREKMTQVTREAA
- the rsxA gene encoding electron transport complex subunit RsxA yields the protein MSYGVKLILLFVGAVFVNNFVLMRFLGLCPYLGVSKQTDSAVGMGMAVIFVMFLATVFTWLVYTFVLTPLELTWMRTIFFILVIASLVQLVEIVMQKSMPALYKSLGIYLPLITTNCAVLGLTVLNIDSSYDFLESLVHAVGAGVGFTLALVLMAGLRERMEVGNVPKAMRGLPIAFVTAGLMSIAFLGFAGLIPN
- a CDS encoding site-specific DNA-methyltransferase, which gives rise to MRKLYYGDCLSVLREHIPDESVDLVYLDPPFNSKATYNVLFKPPQELGEGAQIKAFDDTWHWNLDTENEFDELLHNPYSSDLSNLMQALERFIGKNDMLAYLVHMANRLLELRRVLKPTGSIYLHCDPTASHYLKLVLDGVFGARNYRTEIVWKRTSAHSDTRQGMAQHGKIHDIIFFYTKSDDWLWKPVYTPYSDEYVESFYKYVEEKTERRYRKSDLTAAKPGGDTKYEWRVKRPMGGEWEADPTNEWKEPIPGWEYRGVIPYKGRSWAYSKQNMRKFSADGRLCYTRTGMPCYKRYLDEMPGVPLQDLWTDIRPTPRSEKLSYPTQKPLGLLERIIKASSNAGDIVLDPFCGCGTTVHAAEELGRNWIGIDITHLAIALIRKRLTDAFGELPFEIKGLPTSYAGALELARADKHQFELWVVGLLNAQPYKGGRKGADTGIDGYLRFKYFSESERGKPKVERGTAIIEVKGGQTGVKDVRNLGEVVEREKADLGVFVSALKPTKPMYEHAAGKGNVTLGSREYPRLQVIWLKELMEGGTRAEYPEAGRIDHTKTAPKQSRDYQEELDT
- a CDS encoding NYN domain-containing protein, whose protein sequence is MDENNSIRSQIVENASKKFLKNNNRLQFRRAGSLKINIVKQVFDGEKGVDIALATDMIILSDMYDVAIIVSGDQDYLSAVKRLKEKGKWVVNVSFLDVAGSVLPGGATRLNEHTDWFYLIDFETVNRFLHIA